The Triticum urartu cultivar G1812 chromosome 5, Tu2.1, whole genome shotgun sequence genome contains the following window.
TGGAGGACTTTATTTCAAATGATTTAAAAATGATATTTCCAAGTTTCAAAAAAAAGACTGTGAAAACTTATATTGTTATGAAAATTTACTTGAACGTATTATATACatacaattttattttatttgcaaagTGGAAATGTGTTTCACTAAGTCCTCCACTGACCCTGTCCTCTGTTTGCACTTTTCGGGCGGAGGGGCTCTTTTGTGAGCCCAGATACGGAGATGGTCAAGGTGGAGGCTAGCTGCTGAGGCCTCCGTGAAGGGCAAGGGTAAGGCTGAGGAGGAGGTTGCCGAGCCCACATACAAGGGCGAGGACGTCATGGTTATTTTCGACAACGAAGACCCCAACTATTAGTGGAAGCTCTCTAAAGGATACAAAATTGGGGAAGCCGATGGCGAGGCCGATAAGCTCACACGGTCGTCAGGATGGCACATTTTACTACATGTTCGAGTTGTAGAAGAAGTACAATAAATAGTTTGTGTGGTGCTTATGTGGTGTTTAGCTGTAATTATGGATGGTTATGATGACATTTATGTATAACTATGTGATTTTTATGTTTAGTTGTGGATATTTATGTGATGAAGTCATCAGATTATTTAGTACCATTTTTTTACAGGGGACAACAAGTGAACCACCCACTGCACATTAAAATATtagaacaaaataataatattatTAAGTGAAGTTACAACATGCACAAAGCCTATAGTATCATGGTTTTTTTACTGAAGACATTAGGCGAATTAGCTAACGCAAATTATATTATCAAATAAAAGAATAATGGTACAAAAAGTTTAGTTGAACAAGTTTACGTTATGTTTTGTTTTTCAAAAATATTATGTTTTCAGTGCCAGAAAAGGACAATTTAGCACAAAACCCTAATCTTTGGAGTTATGTTTTAGAGATGAGTTACATGCAATCCTATCAATACTCAATTTGTGGAATTAAGTTATGGAGATGGATCTTTTAGAACTAATTTTTGGATGGGTTAGAGTATCTCTTACACCCTTGAACCAGTTTGGGAACAAATTACTTATAGTACGAGGTATTTGATTATTAAACACCGAGTATATTGAGAAAAATGCTTATGAAAAAACAGAGACGAGCGTTCCATCTCGTGACTCTTTCCCTCATGTGTGTGACAGCTTGGACACTTGTCCTCTCCATCTTTGCAGGCAAGCCCGTGGATCTACATACCACTCAGGCTGTCGGTGGTAGCGAGAAGGATTCTGATGCCTCAGCTTCAGCTAGTACTTTAGGTTAGTGTATTTTTCCTCGCAGGGGCAATGCTCAGGTGGATGGTTGCGCTTCATTTTCGAGATGGTCTTCTGGGCCCCGATCCTCCCCAAGTTCGTCCGTTGGTACGGGGTTGATGGAGCTTTGACAGGTTCATTTTGTCTCCTTGGTGAGGTTAGGGTTTCTCGCCGTTTGTGCGCGACGACGAGCTTTGGTGTCAGGTGATTCCGATCCATTCAATGGTTCAATGGTGATGACTGCGACTCTGGGGTGTTGGTCCTTAGGGGCACGTGCATAAAGACTTTTGGTCTGTCAACTTCAAACTCAAGCTTGCTCTGATAGGGGAGCGGCGACATTGGCTCATCGTGGCTTATTCCGACGGCGGTAGTGGTCTTTCGTTGGTCAAATGTCCTCGATGTAATTTTTATGATATTTGGTGTGCTTTGTACTTATGATGATTTTTTGTAGCAGATCCGGATCCTTTACAAAAAGTATATTGACGGAATGAACGATGTTATCGTGGTCACAGAACAACAACGATGTTTGCCAATCAGTGGGTACGTGGCAACAGTATTTTGAAAGAAGATAAATGTGTAATAGTACTTGGCGAAGATAAGTAAGTTATTCTTGTACAGGATTGTACGTTCCAGCCAATCAAGAACCAAAATGTAATGAGATACACATGTTGCATCCTGGAGCAAGCAACTGTGTGCCTGGCCTGGTGTTCAACAACCTCATAATTACTGGTCCTCTTAATAGCCATTGTCTCTAGTGTTGTTCTGACAGAAGTTAATGTGGTTTTTATCTTTGGATCAGATCCTTGGTTCATATACAAGCAGAGAACAACCGTTTAATCTCTACTAGCAGTAATTTGCTAAATTCGTGTACAAAAGAGTACCTAATTTTTTGAACGTACAGAGAGTACCCCTGGCCTATAGACATTTGAACAGCAAGGCTAGCTAGGTTCACATCCACAAGTACACCTATACTACCAAAAAAGGCTACGTAGTCATCCATCAGCCTTCTACGAGATCCGTTAATCATTAACATTATCATGCAGTTTTTTCAGGAGACATTATCATGCAGTTATTGCTGAAATTTGGACTCTTCAAGATTGAGATGTGCAGATAATAACAAGAGAATTTAACAGTTTTGTTTTTGCAAGAGAAGACAATTAAACAGATAATCTATTTTATTTTCAAATCATTTAGAACACAACAAATCCACATAAATTGCTAGTACTACATAATTTTTAGCAAAACTGTGATTTTTTATTGTATACACGAAAGAAATAAGGGTTAAGCCATTCATTTCAATGAAAAAAATAtactgtaaagaaatataaaagcgTTTAAAACACTAGTTTAGTtatctaaacgcttttatattttCGGTCCTATTTCTTTAGGGAGGGAGTACGTTTCAAGGGCCATCTGGGGAAAAACAGAAAAACTAGCAGCAAACAAGTCAAGAAGTCCAATTACTTAGGTCACGTACGAACAAAACAGACTTGGTCCGCCTCGAGCACCAAGAAGATCTTCCATTTGGAGCTTGGCGGCAACGTACTTAACTGGCACAGCATAAAATATCTTAACTAGTTAATCTAAGCAATCTAGCTAATCAATTGCATAAGCTTCCAAATCAATCATTCCTATCTACCACCAGGCTCGGATCCTTCTCGGGAGAATGACAAAAGATACTTGTACAAAAGATACTTGCTAATCAGGACACTGAGATTTGGGAACAGTGTAATTTAATCATGCTAGAACACAAACATTTTTACTTGTTTAATTACACGCCATGGGTCAAGGTACAAACAGTAACAGCCTGGTAAAATATTTATGGCCGGTACGATTCCTGTGCCTGCACACGAGGCAGGAGTAGTAGTAATCATGTGCGGTGCAGTTTACGTAATTTTATTCCTTTTCCCAAACAGAAAGGGTAGATTatacagttttgctaaagcataTTTAGACGTGCCATAAGTATTACACATCTAAGTCATATGTCATTGATACAACAAATATAAATATTGAAGCGAGCCAAAGGTGCGCCACCGTCATAGCCGTCCCTCGCCGGATCCGGGCAAACCATGTTGTAGTAGACTGTTGGGAATTCATCGTGCTAATTAAGACCCCAAAGGACCAGCACAACAGATCAACAACCGTCGCCGATGAAGGGAAGCATAGATCGAAAGGATCCAACATGTAGACACATGAACATGGACGAACGGAGATTGGATACACACAGATCCACTGAAGACAAAACCGACCGAATCCCACAAGATCCGTCGAAGCCACACCTTCACACGCCCTCTGGCGACGCGATATGCACCGCCAGGACGGGAAAGGCAGGGAGAACCTTATTCCATTTTCAAGGAGTCACCGCCGCCTCGCCTTTCTGaacaggacacaaaccctaaacAGACTAAAAATACCCTAAGAACGCAGCATGAACTCTCCCGTCGTTAAAGGCCGGGATTCTCTTGCGTCTCCATGGCTCTAACGCCACAGGAGACAAGGCAGAACGGCGGTGGCGCCGGCCCTAAACGCCTAGcagcctttctttttttttctcgGGAAGAAAGAAAACATTGCGCCACATTGATATGACATCATATTGCATAGACCCTGACAAAAGTGTTCGTGTATGTGAGTATGTACGATTGTACTGTGTCGAAAAATAGGCATGAATTACTTATCCATTGAGTTTCCATGTCTTCCTGAAAAATGGACCAGTTCTGTTCCCCGCAAAAAGAAAGAATCCTTTTTGTTAGTTTGGGAAAGACAATAATATAAGGCAACCCATCATAAAATTCTAACTAAGTGGTAAAGTGTTGCAAGATTTTTGAAATAACGCAAAACTCTATCACAAGGTCAGATACACAATTGAAAAAAATATATATTATTTTATTGTTCTTAGATCATAATATACAAGTTCACATAATTGACCATACATACAGAGTTGTTCCAATTGTATAAGGAGCTAAATTTTCAAGTATGATCATTATCGCCGCATATCAAATAAATAGATCAGCATCTCAATTCGCCCGGATGAAAAAAATCTTAGAAAACAATGAACACAAACGTTCATATATAAGTAAATTTTATTGAAGGGTATTTTTAGTGCACTAGATTAAAAGAGGCAAATGATCTGAATAAATAGGTTTTAGCCTCAAATTGTGTTCACATAATGTGCAACTATTTTTATATGAAATGTTACAAGTGTACATAGTACTACAGCGTTTAAATTATCttatttgcttactagctagaaCTCTGGAGTTGGTATTTTTCACAGAAGAGCACGGTGCTCCAGTTTGTCCCTGAAGTGCTGCCAACCTGTTCCAAACACAGGAATAACAAAAGTGCACAAGACCCAAATAGCTGCTCAGAAATTCGGCAGTTCGATTACCAGTTCCGTTTGCTATAAACTAACCTGATGGAGCATTGTGGAATAGAATCACTTGATGCATGCAAGCATTCCCCATGCATGTGACGGTTATGTTGGAGAAGATCTTGCTCTTTTAACAAGACCCCGCTGCATGCCCAGAGCATGGCGACCCAAATAGTATAGTGGAAGAGAAAAAAAAAACAATACGTTCATAAACTATTGAATTTCATTCCATAATTTTTTAAAGCTCATTGTACAGTATTCTTCTCCCCCCTTCTCTCTCTGTAGCATTTGTTCTCTTGTGCGTGGCTAGCTAGACAACGATTGCGAGCTACCCCAAACGTATATCCATCCATCTGTGCAAACTCCCTTAAAAAGTCCTTAGTTTATTGAGACGCCAGCCAGCCAGCCATgcatcttcctcctccctccctcGTTCGCTCATCATCTTCCTCCTGTCCTTAGCTGCGGCCCTGCAAGGACAATTAAGGCACAAACCCCAGAAGTACTTACCAACTCCAGCTCTCCCCCCTCCCCTCTCACTCCCTCTCTCTTCCCTCCCCATATAATCCCAAAGAAAGCTGCTGAAACCTAAAGCCGGTGGAAAGCTGcctgcctcctccctctccctctcgccTCTCGTCGCATCTCTCTCCTCCTTTGGTGTTGTCTCTGTAGCAGCTCACAAAAGCCAACTCCGAGACCCTTTCttccctcctccccctcccccctccctccctccctcctttccaCCTTTAATTCCTTCCGAACGCTCGCTCTTGTTGTAGATCATTAGCCCCCTTCGGAGCCCATTACCACTCCCCCACATCTGGTtcatctcttctccctccctATATAGGCAGCGGAACGCATTCCGTTTCCATCGTGTAGATAGGCTCTCTTGATCAGGCGAGCTAGAGAGGGGAAGGAGgattctttctctctctctcctcttctgAGCGAGTTGCTGGCAAGGAAGCCATGTTGGGCTCTTGCGCGCCGATGGCTGGGCCGCCTACCGACGAGGAAACGGCGGAGCCTCCGTTCGGGTCGTCGCTGCAGATCGCCACCGGCTCCCCCGCGACCAAGAGGAAACGCCGGCCGGCCGGGACACCAGGTACGCAGCGTACGCCATTGCATCTAATTGCATGATAGCCCGGCTAGCTACTGGTAGGTACGcaatggtggagtggaaaaactAGCGCTAACGCTGATGATGTTGCAGACCCGGACGCGGAGGTGGTGTCGCTGTCGCCGCGGACTCTGCTGGAGTCGGACCGGTACGTGTGCGAGATCTGCAACCAGGGGTTCCAGCGCGACCAGAACCTGCAGATGCACCGGCGGCGGCACAAGGTGCCGTGGAAGCTGCTGAAGCGGgaggccggcgaggcggcgcggaaGCGCGTGTTCGTGTGCCCGGAGCCGAGCTGCCTGCACCACGACCCCTCCCACGCCCTGGGCGACCTGGTCGGCATCAAGAAGCACTTCCGCCGCAAGCACAGCGGCCACCGCCAGTGGGCCTGCAGCCGCTGCTCCAAGGCCTACGCCGTCCACTCCGACTACAAGGCCCACCTCAAGACCTGCGGCACCCGCGGCCACTCCTGCGACTGCGGCCGCGTCTTCTCCCGGTAAGCAATCAacctccccctctctcttctTCCCCACCGCCCCTCCAACTCATCGAACGCCATTTTCTTTCTTTAcaacaagcaagcaagcaagctcGAGCAGTTCCCGGCCGGCTCGATCCGGTTCAATGCGGGACAGAAAGGCGGATGTATTTCCTTCCcccctttctttctttctctctctccgGGAAAGGATTTCTTTGTTCTCTGCAGCACGGCACACGGCTGGGGCTCACTTCTCCttccttttctctttctttaTCGGAGGGTGCGGATCAGGGCACAATTTCCGAGGGGGAGCGCAGAGCAGCCCCAGCCCCTTTCCCTGTGTCTGCGTGCGCACACCTCCGTTGGTTTCTTGCTTGCTCGCGCATTTGTTTCTGCGTCCGTCGTCGGACGCGAGCGAGCGCTGCAACAGCGGCAGGCAGCGCCCCCCATTTAATCTGCGCACGCTAGCCTAGCCCGCCTAGCCCGCCCGGGGCCAAAATCTCATACTCGCACTGCTGCTACCTGACAATTGCTGCCTACGATCGATCCATGCCGCCCTGGATCgcaatataatataataatactACTCACAAGTCATGGCAGCAACATGTAGAGTAGATCCAAGCCTTTGGACCCGCGGCCGGGCAGCAACATAAATTCCTCTCAGCACATGCAATAAAGTCTCTTTTCTCGCTCGCTTGCTGTTGGTATCCTCAGTCCTTGCTAATTCATGCTCCTCTTGACCATACGAGTATACGTACTAGTGCTGTTGTGATTGATCGTCGATGTGAATATGTGATTGTTGGTCGCCGGCCCTCTCTCTAACTAATGGGTGGGCTCGTGGAAATGTGGTGCAGGGTGGAGAGCTTCATAGAGCACCAGGACACGTGCACCGCCGGTTGCCCGCAGGCGGGGGCGGGAGTGGCAGCGCCGGCGTGTGGGGTGGCGGCCGCCCCGTCGTCGCAGCAGCAGGCGCCGCCGCCGGCGATATCGCTGTCTCGCTCCCGGACAGCGTCCAGCACCAGCCCGTCCAGCGACGTCGTCATCAGCGCCGTCAGCTGGCCCGGCGCCGCGGCAATGCGCAGTCCGAACCCCGCCGCGTTCCACCGGTTCGAACAGCAGGTGCCGTCGCCGCGGACGCCGCAGCCCGATGGCCGTGGCCGTGGCGGGCACAACCTTGAGCTGCAGCTCATGCCGCCGTCCAGCGGCAGCACGGTCGGTGCGGCTGCGCCTCTGGGCGTGGCGCCGTCGTGGTACGCAGCGCCACAGTCACCGCCGGCGCCCATCTCGCAGGGAGACAACGCCGCCATGCAGCTGCAGCTTTCAATAGGCTTCTGCAGCGGCGACAACCGTGGAAGGAGAGACGTGGGCGAGCCCAGCGGTGGCACCGCGGCCAGGACCATGCAGGAGGCACGGGAGGAGCTGCGGCAAGCGATGGCGGAGAAGGCCGCCGCGGACGAGGCACGCGCGCAGGCGAAGCGGCAGGGGGAGCTGGCCGAGCAGGAGCTGGCGAGCGCCAAGCGCATGCGGCACCTGGCGCAGGTGGAGCTGAGCCGCGCCCACGCGCTCCGCGAGCACGCCGTGCGGCAGGTCAACGCGACGCTGCTCCAGATCACCTGCTTCAGCTGCCGCCAGAAGTTCGGGGCGGTGAGGCCGTCCGCCGCCATGTCCTCGGAGGTGGCCTGCAGCTACGTGACCGAGGGCGGCGACGTCGAGGTCGACAACGTCGACGAGCCCCTCATCCTCGACGGCATGCGGCGGCGCCAACAACACGCCACAATGGACACTATGTAGCCAAGCTAAGCCATCTTGGTCTACCTTTGAGTTGCTTTTTGTTTTCACCGGCGAGACGGCCGGCGGGGTTGTCCCACGGTGAGTCGTGGTGTAGTTAGATGCTGCCGGAGTGTTTTGGGTCTTCTGATCGAGCTGCAGAGAAAAGCTAAGCATGGCTGGCTAGCTAGCTAATTGTGACGTGCATGGAATCTTTCGCTTGTTTGCTTCCCGTTGGATTTTGCTGAAATATCATTAGTGCAGCTGGGGAGAGTTCATGATGCCACTCGTAAAGGTCAGGAGATGAAGATGCCACCTTTATTGTGACAAGCTGTTGCATGCAACTGGAAATATTTAACGAACTCAGATACAGAAATGCTAGTAGTGCACTATTTTTCTCGGACAAACTTGTTCAGTCAAGTAACACTGATCGTTGTTTTTTCTTTAACTTGGACCATTTTACCGAATTGCAAACGTCGACACGCTTACACATCCGAACACACGCCTGTAATCGCCCACATATCGACACACGCCTACATCTGACAAAGATAAATTCATGAATATCATGACTTTTCATTATACTAAACGTGTACATGTGGGTGCAAATGTGAGCACTAAATCAAAATGGACCGCAATTCACCTCCTCACCAAGAGAAAGTCACGGTCACCAAACCATTGTGCTTGATGCTCCACAGTTGATGTGGATGAATGCTTCAGATCAGATTTCATTGTATTCGTGCTCTAgtcaagcattaagcatagcaaagttgCATCCATAATAGACTGAGAACAATAGTCACACCATTAATCAAACCCCTAACATGATAGCACTATTACAAGATTGGCATCACCAAATTCCAATCCATCTAATGTGTCTGCAACCGAATACTCACACATGAATGGAGGAAGTATGGCGATTGTAAAGGAGAAGGGTTTGGTGATGGCGATGACAACGGCGTCCCAGCTGAGTCCCTTTAGGCGGGCTTGTTGTGTTGCTGCCCCTACCAAAACCTCTTTTTTCTTGTTGCTTTGTGTGTTCCTATGTGGTTGTGTGATTTGTTGTGTCGTTTCGATGAGACTTATGTATGATAGTTTGATGCTATATGTATAAAGGGAGATGAGAGCCTTTTACGGTATGATCACGGAGTAGTATTGAAATACTATAAATGACCTACTTGTGCCCCAAACGGTTATAGTGAGGTTACCAATCTTGGAAACTTTACTAGTTGAAACAAGTAATAAAGATATAATGTGGTATGACGTATTTTGAATTTTTAGAATAAGTAATATGTGAATTAAATGTGCAAGTAAATGAGGTTTTGGAGGCCATCTCATGGAGGAAGTTGAACTAGAGTTCATAGGCTCACTAGTACCATCTCTCATGAAAGCGAATAGGCATAATGTAAGCATGTGCATGTGAAACTGATCAATCAAACATAATCCAATAAAACTTGCTGACTTTAGACCCATTAGTCTTTGCAATACCATATATATACAAGGAGGTTATTAAGCACTTGGTGAAGCGGCTTATACCACTAATGGATGAAATTATTTTGCCGGCTCAGAGTGCTTTTGTGCCAGGCCGGATGATCATTGACAATGCTCTTTTGGCACCTAAGTGCATCTACCATATTTAGCAAGAAAAGAATCTAGAGAGGATTTTTTGTTTACATGAACTTGATCTCTCAAAATCGTATGACCAGGTTGACTCGATATACTTGAAGCAAATGATGCAAAATATGGGTTTTGCTTGCGGGTGGGTGGACTGGATTATGACGTGGGTTACCTTGGTGAGATATTCAGTTAAATTCAATGGAACCCTGTTGGACTCATTTGCACCGATGCGTGGGCTTCGGCAAGGTGACCGCCTCCGCTTGTTTTTGTTCCTGTTGGTTGTTGATGGTCTATCTGTATTGCTGAAGTATGGTGTGGAATAGAGAAGATTCCACCCCCTCTAAATATGGAAGTGTGCGCCGTGCATCTCGCACTTGTTGTTTGCGCATGACACACTCTTGTTCTTCAAGGTAGATAATAACCAAGCTATGGAGGTCCAAAAAGATTTAGGGACCTATGAGATTGCAACCGGCCAACTTATAAACTCTGCTAAATGTAGCATCATGTTTGGGGAATCATGTACGGTGGCGCATCAGACTGAGATGCGCTTAGTATTGCACATGCAGCGGAACACATATGAGGAAAAATACCTAGGCCTTGATGCGTcttcaatgtatctataattttctattgttccatgctgttatattatcaatcttggatgttttatatacatttattagcaactttatatcattttttgggactaacctattgacatagtgcccagtgccagttgttgtttttttgcttgatttttactttgcagaatatcaataccaaacgaagtccaaatacCACGAAACTTTCTGAAGATTTTTTTCTGCCCAGAAGACATCCAGGGAGCCAAAGGAGCACACGGGAGGAGGCTAGTGGGgcctgagggagtcttggattaaggggtcctcgggcgtccgggctatgtgacgtaggctggactaatgggccatggagatgcaagacagaagacttcctcccgtgtccggatgggactctccttggcgtggaaggcaagcttagcgagCGGATGTGGatattcctttctctataaaacgactctgtacaaccctaaccccctctggtatctatataaaccggagggtttagtccgtagaggcgatcataatcatacatgctagacaattagggtttagccattacgatctcgtggtagatcaactcttgtaacccctatactcatcaaagtcaatcaagcatgacgtaggg
Protein-coding sequences here:
- the LOC125509522 gene encoding protein indeterminate-domain 16-like, producing the protein MLGSCAPMAGPPTDEETAEPPFGSSLQIATGSPATKRKRRPAGTPDPDAEVVSLSPRTLLESDRYVCEICNQGFQRDQNLQMHRRRHKVPWKLLKREAGEAARKRVFVCPEPSCLHHDPSHALGDLVGIKKHFRRKHSGHRQWACSRCSKAYAVHSDYKAHLKTCGTRGHSCDCGRVFSRVESFIEHQDTCTAGCPQAGAGVAAPACGVAAAPSSQQQAPPPAISLSRSRTASSTSPSSDVVISAVSWPGAAAMRSPNPAAFHRFEQQVPSPRTPQPDGRGRGGHNLELQLMPPSSGSTVGAAAPLGVAPSWYAAPQSPPAPISQGDNAAMQLQLSIGFCSGDNRGRRDVGEPSGGTAARTMQEAREELRQAMAEKAAADEARAQAKRQGELAEQELASAKRMRHLAQVELSRAHALREHAVRQVNATLLQITCFSCRQKFGAVRPSAAMSSEVACSYVTEGGDVEVDNVDEPLILDGMRRRQQHATMDTM